Proteins encoded together in one Candidatus Palauibacter soopunensis window:
- a CDS encoding SDR family NAD(P)-dependent oxidoreductase yields the protein MEDLSEHGITPVEMDVSKGEDNERAVRRIIDADGRIDVLINNAGFGLYGTVEDIPLEDARYQFEVNLFGLAHLTQLVPPRPRVAAPTPKCSPACSSRRRPPPDHGGGT from the coding sequence ATGGAGGATCTGTCCGAACACGGCATCACCCCGGTCGAGATGGATGTCTCGAAGGGCGAGGACAACGAGCGGGCCGTGCGCCGGATCATCGACGCCGACGGACGCATCGACGTTCTGATCAACAACGCGGGCTTCGGCCTCTACGGGACGGTCGAGGACATCCCGCTCGAAGACGCCAGATACCAGTTCGAGGTGAACCTGTTCGGCCTCGCCCACCTCACCCAACTCGTCCCCCCAAGGCCGCGAGTCGCGGCACCGACGCCAAAGTGCTCGCCCGCGTGTTCGTCGAGGCGGCGACCGCCGCCCGACCACGGCGGCGGTACGTGA